The DNA sequence GGAGCTAATTTAGTAGAAGCAACAGTTTCTATAAATGGAGAAAATAAAACTGTAAAAATAATAGAAAATAAAGTGTCAGGAAATACAATTACACAAGTAAAAATAAATCCTTTTTTGGACACAAATGGAAATTTAATTAAAGCATTTACAGCATTAGAAGATTCAAATACTATAAAGATAGTTAAAATGAAGTTTAAAGATATAAATGAAAATGAGATTGTTTTAGGAGAAATGTATAAAAGTATAAAAGTATCAAAATCAAGTTCTGGTACAACTTCTGGGGGAGAAGTAGATAATAAACCAGTTCCACCAACAAATTTATCTTATGATGTTTCAGCCGATGGAAGCAAAATAACTTTAAATTGGATTGATAATGGAAATAGTTTAGAAAATGATATATTGGGATATAAAGTTTATAGAGAAGAGACAAGTAATGGAGTGTATGAAGAAGGAAAAGAAACAGCATTATTAGCAAGTAGTGTAGCAATAGTTACAACTTATTCGACACAATATATTGATAGTAGCGTTACAGCAGGAAAAGCATATATATATTTAGTGACTGCAGTAGATAGAGCTAGTCAAGAAAGTACATATAAGAGTAAACCTCTATATGTAGCTATTTATAAGCCTGGAAATTATAAAGTAACATCTTTAGTTGGAGCTTCTGTAGAAGGTACTATAAATATAAAATTAACATGGACAAAACCAGTTAATTCAACAGAGTCAAATACAGCCACAGTAAAAGGTTATAAAATATATAGAAAAGATAATTCTTCTGGGTATATATTAATAAAGGATATAAATAATGCAGATACAGCAGAATTTATAGATTATGATAAAAATTTAGTAGAAAATAAAGAATACACTTATAAAGTAGTAGTTTATGATGAAATAGGTAAAGAAGGAGAAGCAGCAGAAACAACATCTATAAGAGTGAAAGATATAACAGCACCAACAGCACCGAGTGGCATAGTATTAACATTAAAACCAGCATATAAATTGAATATTGCATGGAGTAAAAATAATGATTTGGATTTGAAAGATTATACAATTGAATATACAGATAATATTAATAGTACGACTTGGAGTTCTATAACTATATCAGGAATAACAACAACTGAAATAAGTTTGAATTCTTCAGAAACAGAAAAAACAATATATGTAAGAATGAAAGCAACAGATACATCTGACAACAAATCGGATTATAGCAATACAGAATCTATAATTATAGATTATAGTAGTTATATTCCGGCACCATCTAATATAGTTTTATCAGGTGGGCCTAAAAATGTTACTTTAACTTGGGATAAAGTAACTGCAGTAGCAGGATATGATGTAATAGGTTATAAAATAAAATATGGAACAACTCCTACTAATTTAACAGAAATAATAGAAACTTTTTCAAATAATACTAACATAACATCAGCTACAACTCCAGGGGGAATAAAAACGGCTGGAATATGGTATTTTTCTATAGCTGCAGTAGAAAAAGGAGATGGAGAAAACAAAGTAGAAGGGGCATATAGTAGAATAGAAGATGTTGTGGTATATGATGATTTACCATTTTTAAGAGATGTATCTACAGATTTATCTCCAAAAGGAGTAATGGTAAAATGGAAAGATGTTTATGACAGTGAAACAACAGGATATGTAATATATAGAGCAGTTACGACAGGCGGAACACCGACAGAGGATGATTTTAGTTATTTAGAAGCAAAATCTAAAAGTGATTTTGAAGTTCAGCCTGACTTTAATGGCGGAAGTTATTCTTGGAAAGTATATCAAGATGAAAGTGCTAATGAAATAGGTAAAACTTATTGGTATAAAGTAGCATTATATAATGGAGTTTATGACTCAACAAATCCAAAGACAGGTAAGTTTAGTCAATCTGTAGCAGTAGAAGATAAAGGAGCTCCAAAAGCAATAGAATATAGCACATTAAATGTTTCAGCAATGGAACCACAGCATAAAATGAGAATTAGTTGGGGAGGATATGTATTTGATAGAGAAGATTTAGCAGGATTTAAAGTGTATATATCAAGAACGGGAGAAGGCACATATTATTATGCAGGAAAAACAAGTAATTCATATATAGATTTAAATGTAAATAAAGATGGAGATTTTGATACAATTTCTTCAACATATCCACTTGAAAGAGAAGATGCGAAGTGGAAAAATATAGGTATAACAACAGGAAGTGGAATAACATCAGGAGCAGCAATAATATCTAACTCAGAAGTGAGTGGGATAGTAACAAATGTGAATAAAGATGATTATTTGAAAATAGAGGAACATTATTATAAAGTAACAGATAAAACGGCCGATCATGTATCAGTAAAACCAAATATTATAGGGAATATATCTGCTGAAAAAGAGGTATATATGTACCAAGGAGATACAGGACCAATCACGGAAACAAGAACAGTTAGTTTAAAAGATCCTATGGGAAATAGAATGTTTTATATAAAAGTAGATGCATATAATAAAGCAGGAAGAGAAAGTAGTCTTACAGCTTATAAATGGATTGATATGGTTCCTCCGGCTCCAAAAAGATTAAATGTAAAAGTTAGTCAATACACAGATGACAATAGTAAACAAGTTGCAAAAATAGAATGGTCAAATAATATAGAAGCAACAAATTTTCAGGTGTATAAATTTGTTGGACAAAACAGTTTAAGTAGCAGTGATCTAAGTATAGAAGGATTACCAATAACAGGAGTTTTATTAGGAGAAACTTCAGATTATAAATACGAAGATGCAACATTTAATGATTTAACAGCTTCGACTAATGTGGTATATGCAGTTGTTCCAGTTGATTCTTATGGAAATAAAGGGTCTTTATATGTTCTGGATAGTAATTATAAAGTAACTTCAACAATAATAACTGAAGCTTATGGAACAGTAGCAAGATAAAATCAATCTATTGGCAGGGGAGCATAAAGTAACGGCATTGCCGTTGCTTTCCTGCTAAAATTAAATTTTATTTAGGAACGGCTTAAAAATAATCTTCCAATTATGTTTTAAAATACGCAGTAATTTAAGCACTTTTATAACAAAAAAATTAAAAACTTGATATTCAAATATTCTTTGAATATTAAAGGAGACAATTATGGCACTAAAAAAATTAAAAGAAAAATATAGCTACAATGATTATAAAAATTGGGAAGACAGCGAAGATTGGGAGATAATAAATGGTGTAGCATATAATATGTCGCCAAGCCCATCATCAGAACATCAAGAAATAGGGAGTAAAATATTAATAGAATTAGGGAATTTTTTAAAAAATAAAGAATGTAAATTATATTATGAATTAGATGTAATATTGTCAGATGAAAATATATTAAAACCAGATATAATAGTAGTATGTGATAAATCTAAAATAAAAAAAAGAGGAATATTTGGAGCACCAGATTTAGCAATAGAGATATTATCACCATCTACCTCTATAAAAGATAAAACATTAAAATTAGAACTATATAAAAAATATGGAGTAAAAGAATATTGGCTAGTAGATCCAATATATAAAGATATTACAGTGCATATATTTGAAAAAGATGAGATAAAACTTTATACTTTAAATAATGAAAATATACCAGTTAATATATTTGAGAAATTTGCAATAAATATGGATGATATATTTGAAAAAGAGGAAACTAAACAAAAAAAAGAGGAACAAAACGAAATTGAACAAGAAGCAAAATAAAAAAGTTGAAATCAGAAAGGTAAAATTATGGTTATAATGTATATATATATATTTATAATAGGGGCTGTAATAGGAAGTTTCCTTAATGTTTGCATATATAGAATTCCAAGAGGAGAATCAATAGCATATCCTCCATCTCATTGCCCTAATTGTGGATATAAAATAAAATGGTATGACAATATACCAATTATTAGTTATTTTATTTTACTTAGAGGTAAATGTAGACAATGCAAAACAAAAATATCATTACAATATCCATTAATAGAGCTATTAACAGGGATATTATTTTTAGGACTGTTTTTAAAATATGAGTTCTCCATATTAACGATAAAATATATGATTTTTACGGCATTATTAATTGTTTTATCTGGAATAGATATTGAAGAACATATATTACCAGATAAAATAACATTTTTTATGATAGTAATTGGATTCATATTTTCTTTTTTTAGCGAGACAAATATATTGTATTCGTTCATTGGAGCAGCAACATATTCTTTTCCATTTATGCTTTTATATGGATTTGGAGAAGATCTATTAAAAAAAGATATAATGGGTTTTGGGGATGTAAAATTAACAGCAGCAATAGGAGCTTTTTTTGGATATAGGGGATTTTATAATTTATATATGTTTTTTATGTTAGCTTTTACAATTGGGGCAGTTATTAGCCTAATATTGATAATTTTAAAAATTAAGACTAGAAAAGATATAATAGCATTTGGACCATTTATAGCAGTGGCTGGATATATTATGATAATGATTATGTAGGGAATTTTAAATTTATATAATTTTTAATATCCCTAAAGTGAGGAGATATTATGCAAAAAGGATTTACATTAATAGAATTAATGATTGTAGTGGCTATAATAGGGGTTTTAAGTTTTACAGGTGGGGTTACAATTTCAAGTAGTATAATAAAAAATTCTGTAAATAAAGCAAAGGCTCAAGTTCCAGCATACTTAAATAATGGTGTAGATAGGGCATTTGAAGAGGGAAGTGGCTATACTATTGGATTTAATAGTAATGAGATAACTTTAACAGGAAAAGAGTCTTTAACACTACCTAGAAATTTAAAATATTTATATAGAATAGGTTCTGCAATACCTTCAAATTCAAGCATAAGTGTAAATATCAATGAGCAAGGAAAATTAAGTGGAGAATTTGATTTTTATATAGGAGATAAAAAGAATAATTTTTATTATAGAATACATGGAAGAAATATAGCTGGAATAAATTTAGGGGTAATAGAAGAATATAATCCTAATGCTACGGCTACAGTTAGTCAAGCAGGAATAGGAGTAGAGACTAATTGGACATTAGTAGAATAAATTTTGGGGGATAGATATGAAAAGATCAAAAGGATTTTCATTAATAGAAGTTCTTGCTGCATTTGCCATATTATCAATAGCTATTTTACCAATTATGTCAATGTATCCTACAGTATTAAAAATGGATAGAAAATCAAGAGGACATGAAGAGGGAGCTAGATTAGCATTTACAATTGTGGATTATATAAAGTCAAAAGGGTATGCTAACTTAATGCAGACTACAATAACATCTACAGCAATTAAGAACTTTATAACAGGAAAAAAGTATACTGACTTAGTAAAAACATCAGGGCAATCTTATTATAGTTCAGCTTCATTTTGTGATGATTTTAATATAGCATCAAATTTATTTATATTAAATAGCAAAAGTTTAGACTTATCTAAAGTAAATATTTGGATAGGATTGCATAAAAGTATAGCAAAATTAGGTGATGGAAGCGGAAATTTAAAAAGTCCTGAAGTTGATTTATATGCTACTACTAGAGCAGGAATAGGTTATATAGAAAACAAAATAATAATGGGTAGAGTTATAGTAGGATGGGGAGATGATGATACAGCTCACCTAACGGGAAAAGAAAAAGAATATTCGCTTCAATTTATAGTAACTAGTTTAGAGAAATAACTTGAAAAGAAAAAATATTGGGGGCTTCTATTTATGAAATGTGAAAAATCAAATGGAGTTACATTAATAGAATTGTTAGTAGCAATGGCAATATTAGTTATTTTAGTAGGGATGATAACTCCGTTATTTAGATCAATAGGTCGAGTAAATACAAAACAAAAAGAATTAAATAGAATAGATACAAGTATAGGGAAATCAATTGATATAATTAAAAGAGAAATTAGAGGAGCAAAGAATATAGTTGTAAATACTTCTGGAACAGCTGTTACAATAACGAAGGCGGATAATACAATAGTTAATTTTAAATTAGAAGATTATTCACCGGCAAGAAGTGAAAAAAACAGATCTGGAGGAACATCATTAGTAAAATGGCTACAAGTAAATAATGATGATGCTCATTTGGCAGATAATATAAGTAATTTAAACTTTCAGTTTACAGATAATATATTTACATTATATATGAAAATAGTATATAGAGGAAATGAAAAAGAGATAAGGGATGCTGTAACTAGCAGAATTAATTAATGAAGGAGTTAATTATGAAGAGAGAAAAGGGCTCTGCAATAATATTAGCAATACTTATATTAAGTTTTTTTATGGCGTTGTCAATGAATATGTTTTATATATCAAGACAAAAAGCTAACAAAGCTACTATTAAAATAAAAGGGAATAAAGTATTATCAAAAATAGATGTAGGAGCATCTCTGGGAGCTTTGGAATATGCAACAGCAATATTGTACGAACAACCAGGAGTATTAGATGACGTTAATAATTCTAATTTAGATATATTACTAAACAGGTATGGAGAATATTTTATTGGAAGAATAGATACGACAACATATGCGAATGGTGG is a window from the Haliovirga abyssi genome containing:
- a CDS encoding fibronectin type III domain-containing protein; translation: MQKKGFLLVAILVLFMAGCSLPPFNTKAKLDYDLEGATTEYSNLSADNTNEFIMSIPIKDENAVGANLVEATVSINGENKTVKIIENKVSGNTITQVKINPFLDTNGNLIKAFTALEDSNTIKIVKMKFKDINENEIVLGEMYKSIKVSKSSSGTTSGGEVDNKPVPPTNLSYDVSADGSKITLNWIDNGNSLENDILGYKVYREETSNGVYEEGKETALLASSVAIVTTYSTQYIDSSVTAGKAYIYLVTAVDRASQESTYKSKPLYVAIYKPGNYKVTSLVGASVEGTINIKLTWTKPVNSTESNTATVKGYKIYRKDNSSGYILIKDINNADTAEFIDYDKNLVENKEYTYKVVVYDEIGKEGEAAETTSIRVKDITAPTAPSGIVLTLKPAYKLNIAWSKNNDLDLKDYTIEYTDNINSTTWSSITISGITTTEISLNSSETEKTIYVRMKATDTSDNKSDYSNTESIIIDYSSYIPAPSNIVLSGGPKNVTLTWDKVTAVAGYDVIGYKIKYGTTPTNLTEIIETFSNNTNITSATTPGGIKTAGIWYFSIAAVEKGDGENKVEGAYSRIEDVVVYDDLPFLRDVSTDLSPKGVMVKWKDVYDSETTGYVIYRAVTTGGTPTEDDFSYLEAKSKSDFEVQPDFNGGSYSWKVYQDESANEIGKTYWYKVALYNGVYDSTNPKTGKFSQSVAVEDKGAPKAIEYSTLNVSAMEPQHKMRISWGGYVFDREDLAGFKVYISRTGEGTYYYAGKTSNSYIDLNVNKDGDFDTISSTYPLEREDAKWKNIGITTGSGITSGAAIISNSEVSGIVTNVNKDDYLKIEEHYYKVTDKTADHVSVKPNIIGNISAEKEVYMYQGDTGPITETRTVSLKDPMGNRMFYIKVDAYNKAGRESSLTAYKWIDMVPPAPKRLNVKVSQYTDDNSKQVAKIEWSNNIEATNFQVYKFVGQNSLSSSDLSIEGLPITGVLLGETSDYKYEDATFNDLTASTNVVYAVVPVDSYGNKGSLYVLDSNYKVTSTIITEAYGTVAR
- a CDS encoding Uma2 family endonuclease, with translation MALKKLKEKYSYNDYKNWEDSEDWEIINGVAYNMSPSPSSEHQEIGSKILIELGNFLKNKECKLYYELDVILSDENILKPDIIVVCDKSKIKKRGIFGAPDLAIEILSPSTSIKDKTLKLELYKKYGVKEYWLVDPIYKDITVHIFEKDEIKLYTLNNENIPVNIFEKFAINMDDIFEKEETKQKKEEQNEIEQEAK
- a CDS encoding prepilin peptidase, whose protein sequence is MVIMYIYIFIIGAVIGSFLNVCIYRIPRGESIAYPPSHCPNCGYKIKWYDNIPIISYFILLRGKCRQCKTKISLQYPLIELLTGILFLGLFLKYEFSILTIKYMIFTALLIVLSGIDIEEHILPDKITFFMIVIGFIFSFFSETNILYSFIGAATYSFPFMLLYGFGEDLLKKDIMGFGDVKLTAAIGAFFGYRGFYNLYMFFMLAFTIGAVISLILIILKIKTRKDIIAFGPFIAVAGYIMIMIM
- a CDS encoding pilin — its product is MQKGFTLIELMIVVAIIGVLSFTGGVTISSSIIKNSVNKAKAQVPAYLNNGVDRAFEEGSGYTIGFNSNEITLTGKESLTLPRNLKYLYRIGSAIPSNSSISVNINEQGKLSGEFDFYIGDKKNNFYYRIHGRNIAGINLGVIEEYNPNATATVSQAGIGVETNWTLVE
- a CDS encoding type IV pilus modification PilV family protein, whose amino-acid sequence is MKRSKGFSLIEVLAAFAILSIAILPIMSMYPTVLKMDRKSRGHEEGARLAFTIVDYIKSKGYANLMQTTITSTAIKNFITGKKYTDLVKTSGQSYYSSASFCDDFNIASNLFILNSKSLDLSKVNIWIGLHKSIAKLGDGSGNLKSPEVDLYATTRAGIGYIENKIIMGRVIVGWGDDDTAHLTGKEKEYSLQFIVTSLEK
- a CDS encoding PilW family protein, whose product is MKCEKSNGVTLIELLVAMAILVILVGMITPLFRSIGRVNTKQKELNRIDTSIGKSIDIIKREIRGAKNIVVNTSGTAVTITKADNTIVNFKLEDYSPARSEKNRSGGTSLVKWLQVNNDDAHLADNISNLNFQFTDNIFTLYMKIVYRGNEKEIRDAVTSRIN